Proteins found in one Sphingomonas sp. SORGH_AS_0879 genomic segment:
- a CDS encoding nucleobase:cation symporter-2 family protein, giving the protein MMDRETAETAVAPIDDSVDAVPPARRLVPLAFQHVLVMYAGAVAVPLVVGRALDLPPAQLGMLISADLVACGFATLIQTLGLPLVGIRLPIVMGVTFASISPMLAMIAADHAEGTPPAMVLRGIYGAVIVAGLFGFLVAPFVGRLSRLFPPAVTGTVILSIGLSLMRVGINWSAGGQPTDPGYGAPAHLGLALMTLVVVLCLMRFGHGLLRSGAVLAGTIVGTVIAGAMGQVDWEPVREASWFALVKPFQYGAPTFDAPASIAMCLVMMTVMIESFGMFMAAGQIVGRPVERTQMVRGLRGDAVGTLLGGVFNTFPYTSFAQNIGLLSITGVRSRFVCAGAGVILLALGVCPKLAALVAAVPLPVLGGAALVMFGMIAATGIRILGSVELTFERLVTIAVSIAVGLIPVLSERFFQAMPSALAPLLHSGIVLASISAVGLNAFFGSRASREAEVI; this is encoded by the coding sequence ATGATGGACCGCGAAACGGCCGAGACGGCGGTTGCGCCGATCGACGACAGTGTCGATGCGGTGCCGCCCGCCCGTCGGCTGGTGCCGCTGGCGTTTCAGCATGTGCTCGTGATGTATGCCGGGGCGGTGGCGGTGCCGCTGGTCGTCGGGCGGGCGCTGGATTTGCCGCCCGCGCAACTGGGGATGCTGATCAGCGCCGATCTGGTCGCCTGCGGCTTCGCCACGCTGATCCAGACGCTTGGCCTGCCCTTGGTCGGCATCCGACTGCCCATCGTCATGGGCGTGACCTTCGCTTCGATCAGCCCGATGCTGGCGATGATCGCGGCGGACCATGCCGAAGGTACGCCGCCCGCCATGGTGCTGCGCGGCATTTACGGCGCGGTCATCGTCGCGGGGCTGTTCGGTTTCCTGGTCGCGCCGTTCGTCGGGCGGCTCTCGCGGCTGTTCCCGCCTGCTGTCACCGGAACCGTGATCCTGTCGATCGGGCTCAGCCTGATGCGGGTCGGCATCAACTGGAGCGCGGGCGGGCAGCCGACCGATCCAGGCTATGGCGCGCCCGCGCATTTGGGGCTGGCGCTTATGACGCTGGTCGTCGTGCTCTGCCTGATGCGGTTCGGGCACGGCCTGTTGCGCAGCGGCGCGGTGCTGGCGGGCACGATCGTGGGGACCGTCATCGCCGGGGCCATGGGGCAGGTCGACTGGGAGCCGGTGCGCGAGGCGTCGTGGTTCGCGCTGGTGAAACCCTTCCAGTACGGCGCGCCGACTTTCGACGCGCCCGCGTCGATCGCGATGTGCCTCGTCATGATGACGGTGATGATCGAATCCTTCGGCATGTTCATGGCGGCGGGGCAGATAGTGGGCCGTCCGGTCGAGCGGACGCAGATGGTGCGGGGCTTGCGCGGCGATGCGGTCGGGACGCTGCTGGGCGGGGTGTTCAACACCTTTCCCTATACCTCCTTTGCGCAGAATATCGGGCTGCTCAGCATCACCGGCGTACGCTCGCGCTTCGTGTGTGCGGGGGCGGGGGTGATCCTGCTGGCGCTGGGCGTCTGCCCGAAGCTGGCGGCTTTGGTCGCGGCGGTGCCGCTGCCGGTGCTGGGCGGCGCGGCGCTGGTCATGTTCGGGATGATCGCGGCGACGGGCATCCGCATCCTGGGGTCGGTGGAACTGACCTTCGAGCGGCTGGTCACCATCGCGGTGTCGATCGCGGTCGGGCTGATCCCGGTCCTGTCCGAACGATTCTTCCAGGCGATGCCGAGCGCACTCGCGCCGCTGCTTCATTCGGGTATCGTGCTGGCCTCGATCAGCGCGGTGGGGCTGAACGCCTTTTTCGGGAGTCGGGCTAGCCGCGAGGCGGAGGTGATCTAA
- a CDS encoding IS5 family transposase — MSDSLCGQEGMVMVEQRSLVEALMDPRLGSNAKLSGIERLIDWSRLEPLVSPLRQGRTGRPPYAPLAMVKALYLQALYDPSDPGLEEALLDRLSFRRFCGFALDGGTPDETTLCRFRAAAAAGDVLERCFAEINRQLDAQGLVLRRGTILDASVVKATRKPPRGDWIAPGDPHPQEPGADWTRKDGKPVFGYRFHIGMDEGSGLIRKLAFTSARVQDVERADALVCGDEGAVYADRAYEGQARRKALKAAGIKDRIMHRRHRYMPKLPRWQARRNHLIARRRAPVEAVFSAMKRLYGKARTRCLSIERNAADFLAFATIYNLRRAAILAAG, encoded by the coding sequence TTGAGTGATTCACTGTGCGGGCAGGAGGGCATGGTGATGGTCGAGCAGCGATCGCTGGTGGAAGCGTTGATGGATCCGCGCTTGGGATCGAATGCGAAGCTGTCGGGGATCGAGCGGCTGATCGACTGGAGCCGGCTGGAGCCGCTGGTGTCGCCGCTGCGGCAGGGTCGGACGGGTCGACCGCCCTATGCGCCGCTGGCGATGGTCAAGGCGCTGTATCTGCAGGCGTTGTATGATCCGTCGGACCCCGGGCTGGAGGAGGCGCTGCTCGACCGGCTGTCGTTCCGGCGGTTCTGCGGCTTTGCGCTGGATGGCGGCACGCCGGACGAGACGACGCTGTGCCGGTTTCGCGCGGCGGCGGCGGCGGGGGACGTGCTGGAGCGCTGCTTTGCCGAGATCAACCGGCAGCTGGATGCGCAGGGGCTGGTGCTGCGGCGGGGGACGATCCTTGATGCCTCGGTGGTCAAGGCGACCCGCAAGCCCCCGCGCGGGGACTGGATCGCGCCGGGTGATCCGCACCCCCAGGAGCCGGGTGCCGACTGGACGCGCAAGGACGGCAAGCCGGTGTTCGGCTACCGCTTCCATATCGGCATGGACGAGGGCTCGGGCCTGATCCGCAAGCTGGCCTTCACCTCGGCCAGGGTCCAGGATGTCGAACGGGCCGACGCGCTGGTCTGCGGCGACGAAGGCGCGGTCTATGCCGACCGGGCCTATGAGGGCCAGGCGCGTCGCAAGGCCCTGAAGGCGGCCGGGATCAAGGATCGCATCATGCATCGCCGGCACCGCTACATGCCAAAGCTGCCGCGCTGGCAGGCCCGGCGCAACCACCTCATCGCCAGACGGCGCGCCCCTGTCGAGGCGGTCTTCAGCGCCATGAAGCGCCTCTACGGCAAGGCGCGCACCAGATGCCTGTCGATCGAGCGGAACGCCGCAGACTTCCTCGCCTTTGCCACCATCTACAATCTCAGACGCGCCGCCATCCTTGCCGCTGGCTGA
- a CDS encoding 8-oxoguanine deaminase — protein MTLSVLHSAAALVTMNDDAEEIADGAIAWQDGVIVAVGTTEALAPLRRTADRTVDARGCVVTPGLVNTHHHLFQSLTRAVPGATDASLFGWLRRLYPIWARYRPDDIYAATRLGLAELALAGCTLSTDHLYLYPNGVTLDDSIAAAAEIGIRFHSTRGSMSVGESAGGLPPDALVEREDAILADTIRVIDRFDDPAPGAMVRIGVAPCSPFSVSEGLMRDAALLARDKGVMLHTHLAEDEDDVAFSLARFGCRPGVYAERLGWTGRDVWMAHCVKLDADEIALFAATGTGVAHCPCSNCRLGSGVAPVTHMLAAGVKLGLGVDGSASNDSGHLLQEARQSLLLQRVTHGAEAFAPRAALRLATRGGAEMLGRDDCGALTVGRRADLAVWDMGEASSMGAWDLVAGLILCPPGGVRDLFVEGRAVVSGGALVGVSQADILADARRSVARLRDVA, from the coding sequence GTGACGCTGTCCGTCCTGCACTCGGCCGCCGCGCTCGTCACGATGAATGACGATGCGGAGGAGATCGCCGATGGCGCGATCGCCTGGCAGGACGGGGTCATCGTCGCGGTCGGCACGACCGAGGCGCTCGCCCCGCTGCGCCGCACCGCCGACCGGACGGTCGATGCGCGGGGCTGCGTCGTCACGCCGGGGCTGGTCAACACCCATCACCACCTGTTCCAGTCACTGACCCGCGCGGTGCCGGGTGCCACCGACGCCTCGCTGTTCGGCTGGCTGCGGCGGCTCTATCCGATCTGGGCGCGCTATCGCCCCGACGACATATATGCCGCGACCCGGCTGGGCCTGGCCGAGCTGGCGCTGGCGGGATGCACGCTCAGCACCGACCATCTGTATCTCTATCCGAACGGCGTCACGCTGGACGACAGCATCGCCGCCGCCGCCGAGATCGGCATCCGCTTCCACTCCACGCGCGGCAGCATGAGCGTGGGCGAGAGCGCGGGCGGCCTGCCCCCCGATGCGCTGGTCGAGCGCGAGGACGCGATCCTGGCCGACACCATCCGGGTGATCGACCGCTTCGACGATCCCGCCCCCGGCGCGATGGTCCGCATCGGCGTCGCGCCCTGTTCGCCCTTTTCGGTCAGCGAGGGGCTGATGCGCGACGCCGCCCTGCTCGCGCGGGACAAGGGGGTGATGCTCCACACCCATCTGGCCGAGGATGAGGACGATGTCGCCTTCTCGCTCGCCCGCTTCGGATGTCGCCCCGGCGTCTATGCCGAGCGGCTGGGCTGGACGGGCCGCGACGTGTGGATGGCCCACTGCGTCAAGCTGGACGCCGACGAGATCGCGCTGTTCGCCGCGACCGGCACCGGGGTTGCGCATTGCCCCTGCTCCAATTGCCGCCTGGGGTCGGGGGTCGCGCCGGTGACGCACATGCTCGCCGCCGGGGTGAAGCTGGGGCTGGGGGTCGACGGGTCGGCGTCCAACGACAGCGGACATCTGTTGCAGGAGGCGCGGCAGTCGTTGCTGCTCCAGCGTGTCACGCATGGGGCGGAGGCCTTTGCCCCGCGCGCCGCGCTGCGGCTGGCGACACGCGGCGGGGCGGAGATGCTGGGCCGCGACGATTGCGGCGCACTGACGGTCGGGCGGCGCGCCGACCTGGCGGTGTGGGACATGGGCGAGGCGTCCTCCATGGGGGCCTGGGACCTGGTGGCCGGGCTGATCCTGTGCCCACCCGGCGGGGTGCGCGACCTGTTCGTCGAAGGCCGGGCGGTCGTGTCGGGCGGCGCGCTGGTCGGCGTATCGCAGGCCGATATCCTCGCCGATGCCCGGCGCTCGGTGGCGCGCCTGCGCGACGTGGCCTGA
- a CDS encoding purine nucleoside permease yields MVPFLTGLLLAATASGAQAPAKPPAPLCAIAAPCARPLPVRMVVVSMFEIGKDEGDTAGEFQLWKTRRDLRQRIPFPHGYHDLYYNPDTQILGVVTGVGSVRSAAAITALGLDTRLDLSRAYWLVAGIAGIDPEDASIGSAAWARYVVDGDLAHEIDAREIPADWKSGYFPLDRKGPNDPTPPRTDGGEVFALNPALTEWAYRLTRDTALPDDPSIARERARYTDHPNAQKPPFVLIGDQFSAMTFWHGALLNRWANDHTRYFTQGKGEFVTSAMEETGTLQAIAYLSKIGRVDKDRVLVLRAGSNYTMPPPGVAAADYLLRENEGYAGLGASVESLYRVGNRVVEELLTHWDRYGQTPPK; encoded by the coding sequence ATGGTTCCTTTCCTCACCGGCCTGCTTCTCGCCGCCACGGCAAGCGGGGCACAGGCCCCCGCCAAGCCGCCCGCCCCGCTCTGCGCGATCGCCGCGCCCTGCGCCCGTCCGCTGCCGGTGCGGATGGTGGTCGTCTCCATGTTCGAGATCGGCAAGGACGAAGGCGACACCGCCGGCGAGTTCCAGCTATGGAAGACCCGGCGCGACCTGCGCCAGCGCATCCCCTTCCCCCACGGCTATCACGACCTTTATTACAACCCGGACACGCAGATATTGGGCGTCGTCACCGGTGTCGGCTCGGTCCGCTCGGCAGCGGCGATCACCGCGCTGGGCCTCGACACGAGGCTCGACCTGTCGCGCGCCTATTGGCTGGTCGCGGGGATCGCCGGGATCGATCCCGAGGATGCCTCGATCGGATCGGCGGCCTGGGCGCGCTATGTCGTCGATGGCGACCTGGCGCATGAGATCGACGCGCGCGAAATCCCCGCCGACTGGAAAAGCGGCTATTTCCCGCTGGATCGCAAGGGACCGAACGATCCCACCCCGCCGCGCACCGATGGCGGCGAGGTCTTCGCGCTCAATCCGGCACTGACGGAATGGGCCTATCGCCTGACCCGCGATACGGCCCTGCCCGACGATCCCTCCATCGCCCGCGAACGCGCGCGCTATACCGACCATCCCAATGCGCAAAAGCCGCCCTTCGTGCTGATCGGCGACCAGTTCTCGGCGATGACCTTCTGGCACGGCGCGCTGCTCAATCGCTGGGCCAATGACCACACCCGCTATTTTACGCAGGGCAAGGGCGAGTTCGTCACCAGCGCCATGGAGGAGACCGGCACGCTTCAGGCCATCGCCTATCTCTCGAAGATCGGCCGCGTCGACAAGGACCGCGTCCTCGTGCTCCGTGCGGGCAGCAACTACACCATGCCGCCGCCGGGCGTCGCGGCGGCGGACTATCTGCTGCGCGAGAATGAAGGCTATGCGGGGCTCGGTGCGTCGGTGGAGAGCCTTTACCGCGTCGGCAACCGCGTGGTCGAGGAACTGCTCACCCATTGGGATCGCTACGGCCAGACGCCGCCGAAGTGA